The Anas platyrhynchos isolate ZD024472 breed Pekin duck chromosome 3, IASCAAS_PekinDuck_T2T, whole genome shotgun sequence genome includes a window with the following:
- the OTOR gene encoding otoraplin, with the protein MTQRVYLVILLLCLRLMYPLVTGIFMDKLASKKLCADDDCVYTISLVRAEEDYNAPDCRFINIKKGQLIYVYSKLVKEKESGEFWAGSVYGEEYEDHMGTVGYFPSSLVSEQHVYQEANKTVPTTDIDFFCE; encoded by the exons atgacacAGCGTGTTTATTTGGTTATCTTGCTTCTGTGTCTCAGATTAATGTATCCCCTTGTAACTGGAATTTTTATGGATAAACTTGCCAGCAAGAAGCTGTGTGCTGATGATGACTGTGTCT acaccatttcccttgtCAGAGCAGAAGAGGATTATAATGCTCCAGACTGCAGattcattaatattaaaaaagggCAGTTGATTTATGTTTACTCAAAACtagtgaaggaaaaagaatcTGGAGAATTCTGGGCTGGAAGT GTTTATGGAGAAGAGTATGAAGACCATATGGGGACGGTTGGTTATTTCCCTAGCAGTTTAGTCTCAGAACAACATGTCTATCAAGAAGCAAATAAGACAGTTCCTACAACG GACATTGATTTCTTCTGCGAATAG
- the SNRPB2 gene encoding U2 small nuclear ribonucleoprotein B'' isoform X1 encodes MDIRPNHTIYINNINDKIKKEELKRSLYALFSQFGHVVDIVALKTMKMRGQAFVIFKELGSSTNALRQLQGFPFYGKPMRIQYAKTDSDIISKMRGTFADKEKRKEKKKAKSLEQSANAANKKVIQGATQNSASAPGTSPQNQQVPDNPPNYILFLNNLPEETNEMMLSMLFNQFPGFKEVRLVPGRHDIAFVEFENECQAGAARDALQGFKITPSHAMKITYAKK; translated from the exons ATGGATATCAGGCCCAACCACACCATTTACATCAACAACATAAACGATAAGATCAAGAAGGAAG AGCTGAAGAGGTCCTTGTATGCATTATTCTCACAGTTTGGTCATGTGGTTGACATTGTGGCTTTGAAGACTATGAAGATGAGAGGACAAGcttttgttatatttaaagAACTTGGATCATCTACCAATGCTCTGAGACAACTACAAGGCTTTCCATTTTATGGGAAACCAATG cgtATTCAGTATGCAAAAACAGACTCTGATATCATCTCTAAAATGCGTGGCACTtttgctgataaagaaaaaaggaaggaaaagaagaaggcCAAATCTCTGGAGCAGTCAGCAAATGCCGCAAATAAAAAGGTTATCCAG GGAGCAACACAAAATTCAGCCAGTGCCCCTGGGACTTCACCACAGAATCAGCAG GTGCCTGATAACCCACCGAACTATATCCTTTTCCTTAATAACCTACCCGAGGAAACGAACGAGATGATGCTGTCCATGTTATTCAATCA GTTCCCTGGATTTAAAGAAGTACGATTAGTGCCTGGGCGCCATGACATTGCATTTGTGGAGTTTGAAAATGAATGTCAAGCAGGAGCTGCTCGAGATGCCCTCCAGGGATTCAAGATCACTCCGTCTCATGCCATGAAAATCACTTATGCTAAGAAATAA
- the SNRPB2 gene encoding U2 small nuclear ribonucleoprotein B'' isoform X2, with the protein MKMRGQAFVIFKELGSSTNALRQLQGFPFYGKPMRIQYAKTDSDIISKMRGTFADKEKRKEKKKAKSLEQSANAANKKVIQGATQNSASAPGTSPQNQQVPDNPPNYILFLNNLPEETNEMMLSMLFNQFPGFKEVRLVPGRHDIAFVEFENECQAGAARDALQGFKITPSHAMKITYAKK; encoded by the exons ATGAAGATGAGAGGACAAGcttttgttatatttaaagAACTTGGATCATCTACCAATGCTCTGAGACAACTACAAGGCTTTCCATTTTATGGGAAACCAATG cgtATTCAGTATGCAAAAACAGACTCTGATATCATCTCTAAAATGCGTGGCACTtttgctgataaagaaaaaaggaaggaaaagaagaaggcCAAATCTCTGGAGCAGTCAGCAAATGCCGCAAATAAAAAGGTTATCCAG GGAGCAACACAAAATTCAGCCAGTGCCCCTGGGACTTCACCACAGAATCAGCAG GTGCCTGATAACCCACCGAACTATATCCTTTTCCTTAATAACCTACCCGAGGAAACGAACGAGATGATGCTGTCCATGTTATTCAATCA GTTCCCTGGATTTAAAGAAGTACGATTAGTGCCTGGGCGCCATGACATTGCATTTGTGGAGTTTGAAAATGAATGTCAAGCAGGAGCTGCTCGAGATGCCCTCCAGGGATTCAAGATCACTCCGTCTCATGCCATGAAAATCACTTATGCTAAGAAATAA